One segment of Drosophila mauritiana strain mau12 chromosome 3R, ASM438214v1, whole genome shotgun sequence DNA contains the following:
- the LOC117142223 gene encoding LOW QUALITY PROTEIN: uncharacterized protein LOC117142223 (The sequence of the model RefSeq protein was modified relative to this genomic sequence to represent the inferred CDS: substituted 1 base at 1 genomic stop codon), which yields MIRKQFKLLFVFDATTTSNQEPPTCLPNGSKSNWPTAKQGLPAWTDLERGAKCNEHTSXPEVAFGHWPSTSAIDGSPKTDCPQSLLLQLLQQLLFVLRQLLQHLQWDPRQMS from the coding sequence ATGATCCGAAAACAATTTAagcttttatttgtttttgatgCCACCACAACAAGTAATCAGGAGCCGCCAACCTGTCTTCCAAATGGTAGCAAATCAAATTGGCCAACAGCAAAGCAGGGCTTACCTGCCTGGACCGACCTGGAGCGTGGAGCTAAGTGCAATGAGCATACATCATGACCTGAAGTTGCATTTGGACACTGGCCGAGTACGAGTGCAATTGATGGATCACCGAAAACCGACTGCCCGCAAtcgttgctgctgcagttgctgcagcaGTTGCTGTTTGTGCTGCGGCAGTTACTGCAGCACTTGCAGTGGGACCCGCGCCAAATGAGTTGA
- the LOC117143763 gene encoding endoplasmic reticulum resident protein 44, producing the protein MKVFGSLDVLYLLAILVSLLSLVAGNSSVVAVTHENLQGIIDSNELVLLSFYTDWCRFSQILQPIFEEAAAKVLQKFPENGRVILGKINCDTEDILTDQFDILKYPTIKIIRNGLVGNQEYRGQRSVEAFLQFVEKELSDPINEFHSIDELKNVDVGYGIVIGYFTSKDHAEYDNYRRVASLLRNDCRFLVGFGDLTKDLRPPGKNALIFRGDPSIPNHKNQYSEYLGNMTSFKELTFWIDKTCVPLVREITFDNAEELSEEGLPFVLLFYDKDDLSPIQEFKNAIQSQMENETRVIFLTAEGEAFKHPLFHLGKSLSDLPVIAIDSFMHMYLFPRYQDIYDPGSLKKFIDDLFSGALHYNYHVDLQAKEDSESIIDPAEDQPVVHESKFKDLKPSKHRYTLVNRTRDEL; encoded by the exons ATGAAAGTGTTCGGCAGTTTGGATGTCCTTTATTTGCTGGCGATCCTAGTATCCCTACTTTCTCTCGTCGCGGGAAACTCTTCGGTGGTGGCGGTGACCCACGAAAACTTGCAAGGAATAATCGATTCTAATGAATTGGTTCTGCTCAGTTTTTACACGGATTGGTGCCGTTTTAGCCAGATTTTGCAGCCCATTTTTGAGGAGGCGGCGGCGAAGGTTCTACAGAAATTCCCTGAAAACGGCCGTGTGATCCTGGGAAAAATAAACTGCGACACTGAAGATATATTGACCGATCAGTTTGACATACTTAAGTACCCAACGATAAAGATCATTAGGAATGGATTGGTTGGCAATCAGGAATACCGTGGCCAGAGATCGGTGGAGGCCTTCCTCCAGTTTGTGGAAAAGGAGCTATCAGACCCAATCAACGAGTTCCATAGCATTGATGAGCTTAAAAACGTGGATGTTGGCTATGGAATAGTCATTGGTTATTTTACCTCCAAGGATCATGCTGAGTATGATAACTATCGCAGGGTAGCGAGCCTTTTGCGTAACGATTGTAG GTTCCTTGTAGGCTTTGGTGACTTGACTAAGGACCTCCGACCGCCAGGAAAGAATGCGTTGATCTTCCGCGGCGATCCCTCGATTCCGAATCACAAAAACCAGTACAGTGAGTACTTGGGCAACATGACCAGCTTTAAAGAACTAACCTTTTGGATCGACAAGACGTGTGTGCCTCTGGTGAGAGAGATCACCTTCGATAATGCAGAAGAGCTATCGGAGGAAGGATTACCATTTGTATTGCTGTTTTACGACAAAGACGATCTAAGTCCCATCCAGGAGTTCAAAAACGCAATTCAAAGCCAGATGGAAAATGAGACGAGGGTTATTTTCCTGACTGCCGAAGGGGAAGCTTTTAAGCACCCACTTTTCCATTTGGGCAAGTCCTTGAGTGATTTGCCAGTGATCGCAATCGATTCCTTCATGCACATGTACCTATTTCCACGCTACCAGGACATTTACGATCCAGGATCCCTCAAAAAGTTCATAGATGACCTGTTCAGCGGTGCACTGCATTATAATTACCACGTGGACCTGCAGGCTAAGGAAGATTCGGAGTCCATAATCGATCCAGCTGAAGACCAGCCAGTCGTACACGAGTCCAAGTTTAAGGACCTTAAGCCATCCAAGCACCGTTACACTTTGGTCAACCGCACAAGAGACGAGCTATAA